From Pandoraea norimbergensis, the proteins below share one genomic window:
- a CDS encoding tetratricopeptide repeat protein, producing MNAARRHTHALTLASVTLGLAGTLFALPAGAQAIIDPPPPAPLQTPQQASESAINKLVEARKYSDALTKIDDHLKQYPRDAQVRFTRGRVLMEMGRTPEAIDAFTALTQDFPELPEPYNNLAALYAQTGEYDKARAALESAIRNNPSFAVAYSNLGDIYAKLAQQAYQKALKLSPTARVSSREKVLADMLAPQRAAPVAQTPSPAKPGEDANLKNVGKSGN from the coding sequence ATGAACGCTGCCCGCCGTCATACCCACGCGCTCACGCTCGCAAGCGTGACGCTCGGCCTTGCCGGCACGCTGTTTGCGCTGCCCGCAGGTGCCCAGGCAATCATCGATCCGCCCCCGCCTGCCCCGCTGCAAACGCCGCAGCAGGCCAGCGAATCGGCGATCAACAAACTGGTCGAAGCGCGCAAGTACAGCGACGCCCTCACGAAGATCGACGATCACCTGAAGCAATACCCGCGCGATGCGCAGGTGCGCTTCACGCGTGGGCGCGTGCTCATGGAGATGGGCCGCACGCCCGAGGCCATCGACGCCTTCACCGCGCTCACGCAAGACTTCCCGGAACTGCCCGAGCCGTACAACAACCTGGCCGCGCTGTACGCGCAGACGGGTGAGTACGACAAAGCGCGCGCCGCACTGGAGAGTGCGATCCGCAACAACCCGAGCTTTGCCGTGGCGTATTCGAACCTTGGCGACATCTACGCCAAGCTCGCGCAGCAGGCCTATCAGAAGGCCCTCAAGCTTTCGCCGACGGCGCGCGTGTCGAGCCGCGAGAAGGTACTCGCCGACATGCTGGCCCCGCAACGTGCCGCGCCGGTCGCCCAGACGCCCTCGCCGGCCAAGCCCGGCGAAGATGCCAATTTGAAGAACGTCGGCAAGTCGGGGAACTGA
- a CDS encoding peptidylprolyl isomerase: MSLPNRLRRALLGGAVAAAALTGTVASLPVLAQATQPQVQFKTSAGNFTVELNPKAAPKTVENFLQYVNSGFYNGTVFHRVIPGFMIQGGGFTADMNEKPTRAPIPIESQNGLKNTKGTIAMARTSNPNSATAQFFVNVSDNASLDYPSPDGYGYAVFGKVVAGMDTVEKIKGVATTSKGMYRDVPVTPVVIESASVVKR, encoded by the coding sequence ATGTCCCTTCCGAATCGCCTGCGCCGCGCACTGCTCGGCGGTGCCGTCGCAGCCGCTGCACTGACTGGCACCGTTGCCAGCCTGCCTGTGCTCGCACAGGCCACGCAGCCGCAGGTGCAGTTCAAGACGTCGGCCGGCAACTTCACGGTAGAACTCAACCCGAAGGCAGCGCCGAAGACGGTCGAGAACTTCCTGCAATACGTCAACAGCGGCTTCTACAACGGCACGGTCTTCCACCGTGTCATTCCCGGTTTCATGATTCAGGGTGGCGGTTTCACGGCCGACATGAATGAAAAGCCGACCCGCGCACCGATTCCGATCGAATCGCAAAACGGCTTGAAGAATACGAAGGGCACGATCGCGATGGCGCGTACGTCGAATCCGAATTCGGCGACTGCGCAATTTTTCGTGAATGTGTCGGATAATGCGTCACTGGACTACCCAAGCCCGGACGGCTATGGTTACGCAGTGTTCGGCAAGGTGGTCGCCGGCATGGACACTGTCGAGAAAATCAAGGGTGTCGCCACGACCAGCAAAGGCATGTACCGCGACGTGCCTGTCACGCCCGTCGTGATCGAATCGGCCAGCGTCGTCAAACGCTGA
- a CDS encoding ATP-binding cassette domain-containing protein produces the protein MSAQQLAPVAGVDIESEWTAEQRATTSATPANTNTNAGANLKVVRQTHDVAASAGLRIDGVNKHYGARAVLTDFSLAIPRGGFAAIVGRSGCGKSTLLRLIAGLEAADAGTIALDGHALGTTSSKVSTRIMFQDARLLPWRTVLQNVAIGLPKSAYPQALDVLREVGLAERANDWPSQLSGGQRQRVALARALVHRPDLLLLDEPLGALDALTRIEMHALIERLWRAHGFTALLVTHDVQEAVALADRVVLIEQGQLGLDQPVTLARPRARGSVDFAQLEAQVLDRVLQTESSGTPVAAAPEPSWPAATVRWAV, from the coding sequence ATGAGCGCACAACAACTGGCCCCCGTCGCAGGCGTGGACATCGAGTCCGAATGGACCGCAGAACAACGCGCCACCACGTCCGCCACGCCCGCTAACACCAACACCAATGCCGGCGCGAATCTCAAAGTCGTGCGTCAGACGCATGACGTCGCCGCCTCGGCAGGTCTGCGCATCGACGGTGTGAACAAGCACTACGGCGCGCGCGCCGTATTGACGGACTTCTCGCTGGCGATTCCGCGTGGCGGCTTTGCCGCGATCGTCGGACGCAGCGGCTGCGGCAAGTCAACGCTGCTGCGTTTGATCGCCGGGCTGGAAGCGGCCGACGCGGGCACCATCGCCCTCGATGGTCATGCGCTGGGCACCACGTCGAGCAAGGTGTCGACGCGCATCATGTTTCAGGACGCCCGTCTGTTGCCGTGGCGCACGGTGCTGCAAAACGTCGCCATCGGGTTGCCGAAGTCGGCGTATCCGCAGGCGTTGGACGTGTTGCGCGAAGTCGGCCTCGCCGAGCGCGCCAACGACTGGCCGAGCCAACTCTCCGGCGGTCAGCGTCAACGCGTCGCGCTGGCACGTGCCCTTGTGCATCGACCCGATTTGCTGCTGCTCGATGAGCCGCTCGGTGCGCTCGACGCACTCACGCGGATCGAAATGCATGCGCTGATCGAACGTCTGTGGCGCGCCCACGGCTTCACGGCGCTGCTCGTCACGCACGATGTGCAGGAGGCCGTCGCACTGGCCGATCGCGTGGTGTTGATCGAGCAGGGCCAGTTGGGGCTCGATCAGCCGGTAACGCTGGCGCGTCCGCGAGCGCGCGGCAGTGTCGATTTCGCACAACTCGAAGCGCAGGTGCTCGATCGTGTGCTGCAAACCGAATCGAGCGGCACGCCGGTGGCTGCCGCGCCCGAACCCAGTTGGCCCGCCGCGACGGTGCGCTGGGCTGTCTGA
- a CDS encoding inositol monophosphatase family protein, with the protein MQHPMLNIAVKAARKAGNIISRASLDLDKVLVSKKQHNDFVTEVDKAAEQAIIDVLLQAYPDHAILAEESGEEHGKAGSEFQWIIDPLDGTTNFIHGMPYYCTSIALSHKGIVSQAVIYDPTRNELFTASRGRGAYIDGKRIRVSRRDRLADGLIGTGFPFRDLQGVENYLKMFGTMTEHCAGIRRPGAAALDLAYVAAGRMDGFFEQGLNPWDMAAGSLLVTEAGGLVGNYTGESDFLFEGEVLAANPKIYAQMVKVLEGYSRTKRAPAPAKTSTVTLEAKPQA; encoded by the coding sequence ATGCAGCATCCCATGCTCAATATCGCGGTGAAGGCCGCCCGTAAAGCCGGCAACATCATCAGCCGCGCGTCGCTCGACCTCGACAAGGTCCTGGTCAGCAAGAAGCAGCACAATGACTTCGTGACGGAAGTGGACAAAGCGGCAGAGCAAGCGATCATCGACGTCCTCCTGCAAGCCTATCCGGACCACGCCATCCTCGCCGAAGAATCGGGCGAAGAACACGGCAAAGCGGGCTCGGAATTCCAATGGATCATCGATCCGCTCGACGGCACCACCAACTTCATTCACGGCATGCCGTATTACTGCACGTCGATCGCGCTCTCCCACAAGGGCATCGTGTCGCAAGCCGTGATCTATGACCCGACGCGCAACGAGCTGTTCACCGCCTCGCGCGGCCGTGGTGCCTACATCGACGGCAAGCGCATTCGTGTGTCGCGCCGCGACCGTCTGGCCGATGGCCTGATCGGCACGGGCTTCCCGTTCCGCGATCTGCAAGGCGTGGAGAACTACCTCAAGATGTTTGGCACGATGACCGAGCATTGCGCCGGTATCCGCCGCCCGGGCGCCGCCGCACTCGACTTGGCCTATGTCGCCGCCGGCCGCATGGACGGGTTCTTCGAGCAAGGCCTGAACCCGTGGGATATGGCCGCCGGCAGCCTGCTGGTGACCGAAGCCGGTGGTCTCGTGGGCAACTACACGGGCGAATCGGACTTCCTGTTCGAAGGCGAAGTGCTCGCCGCGAACCCGAAGATCTACGCGCAAATGGTCAAGGTGCTTGAAGGCTATTCGCGCACCAAGCGCGCACCGGCCCCGGCCAAGACCAGCACTGTCACGCTGGAAGCCAAGCCGCAAGCGTAA
- a CDS encoding RNA methyltransferase — protein sequence MSQSVAPVPSPLFDQVRFVLNETSHPGNVGSAARAIKTMGFGQLVLAAPRFGADVLRDPEAIALASGADDVLANARVVADLDAALEGVGWAVALSARTREYGPPNAEPRESAALAVQHAGQGEAVAFVFGSERTGLSNTDVERCNALVHIPANPVYSSLNLSQAVQLIAYEVRMACLGVERGGAAAHAVAVLAAGAVNASPNAGAPHDHLATRDDVEGMLAHLERALVDLDYLDPDNPKKLMTRLRRLFAKSHLEREEVNILRGISKHILERKIRR from the coding sequence ATGTCCCAGTCTGTTGCTCCCGTCCCTTCGCCGCTCTTTGATCAAGTGCGCTTTGTGCTCAACGAGACGAGCCATCCGGGCAACGTCGGTTCGGCGGCGCGCGCCATCAAGACGATGGGCTTTGGCCAGTTGGTGCTTGCAGCGCCGCGTTTCGGGGCCGATGTGTTGCGCGACCCGGAGGCCATCGCGCTCGCGAGCGGTGCCGACGACGTGCTGGCCAACGCGCGTGTGGTGGCTGATCTCGACGCCGCACTGGAGGGGGTGGGTTGGGCCGTCGCGCTGTCGGCACGCACGCGCGAATATGGCCCGCCCAACGCCGAGCCGCGTGAGAGCGCTGCGCTGGCCGTGCAGCACGCGGGGCAGGGCGAGGCGGTGGCGTTCGTGTTCGGCAGCGAACGAACGGGCTTGTCGAATACGGATGTCGAGCGATGCAATGCGCTCGTGCACATTCCCGCGAACCCGGTCTACAGCTCGCTCAATCTGTCGCAGGCCGTGCAGTTGATCGCGTATGAAGTGCGCATGGCATGTCTCGGTGTCGAGCGCGGTGGTGCGGCAGCGCATGCGGTGGCCGTGCTGGCGGCGGGCGCCGTCAATGCAAGTCCGAATGCCGGTGCACCGCACGATCATCTCGCCACGCGCGACGACGTGGAAGGCATGCTGGCGCATCTGGAGCGGGCGCTGGTCGATCTCGACTATCTCGATCCGGACAATCCCAAGAAACTCATGACGCGTCTGCGTCGCCTTTTCGCCAAGAGTCATCTGGAGCGCGAAGAGGTCAATATTCTGCGCGGTATCTCGAAGCACATTCTCGAGCGCAAGATCCGGCGTTGA
- the cysS gene encoding cysteine--tRNA ligase: MDSLRVYNSLARDKQPFVPLVPGEVRMYVCGMTVYDYCHIGHARVMVVFDMVQRWLRTLGYRVTYVRNITDVDDKIIKRAVENGETMRELTTRFIAAMHEDADALGVQRPDHEPRATDFIPQMVDMIGTLQRNGYAYQAEDGDVNYAVRKFANYGQLSGKSIEDLRAGERVAANTAKQDPLDFVLWKRSKDSEPDESKWASPWGAGRPGWHIECSAMSCQLLGNQFDIHGGGADLQFPHHENEIAQSEAATGETFVNYWLHNGFVRVDDEKMSKSLGNFFTIREVLAKFDAEVIRFFILRAQYRSPLNYSDAHLDDARGGLTRLYTALKDARGDGAALDWNEPFAQRFAAAMNDDFNTPIAISVLFELAGEINKQRDPVLVRQLQGLAGTLGLLGRDPQSFLQGTAGADASGDADALRTSVEARIEARAQAKREKNFAEADRIRAELLADGIVLEDRPGGATEWRRA, encoded by the coding sequence ATGGATTCACTCCGCGTCTACAACTCGCTCGCGCGAGACAAACAGCCGTTCGTGCCCCTCGTTCCCGGCGAAGTCCGCATGTATGTTTGCGGCATGACCGTGTACGACTACTGTCACATCGGCCACGCGCGCGTGATGGTGGTGTTCGACATGGTGCAACGGTGGCTGCGCACGCTCGGCTACCGCGTGACCTATGTGCGCAACATCACCGACGTTGACGACAAGATCATCAAGCGTGCTGTCGAGAACGGCGAAACGATGCGCGAGCTGACCACGCGCTTCATCGCCGCGATGCACGAAGATGCCGACGCCCTCGGTGTGCAGCGCCCGGATCACGAGCCGCGCGCGACTGACTTCATTCCGCAGATGGTCGACATGATCGGCACGTTGCAACGTAACGGTTACGCGTATCAGGCCGAAGACGGCGACGTGAACTACGCCGTGCGCAAGTTTGCCAACTATGGCCAGCTTTCCGGCAAGTCGATCGAAGACCTGCGTGCGGGTGAGCGCGTTGCCGCGAACACCGCCAAGCAGGACCCGCTCGACTTCGTGCTGTGGAAGCGCTCGAAAGACAGCGAGCCGGACGAATCGAAATGGGCCTCGCCGTGGGGCGCCGGACGCCCGGGCTGGCACATCGAGTGCTCGGCCATGAGCTGCCAGTTGCTCGGCAACCAGTTCGACATTCACGGCGGCGGTGCCGATTTGCAGTTTCCGCACCACGAGAATGAAATCGCGCAGAGCGAAGCCGCCACGGGCGAGACGTTCGTGAACTACTGGCTGCACAACGGCTTCGTGCGCGTGGACGACGAGAAGATGTCCAAGTCGCTCGGCAACTTCTTCACCATCCGCGAAGTGCTGGCGAAGTTCGATGCCGAAGTCATCCGCTTTTTCATCCTGCGTGCGCAATACCGCAGCCCGCTCAATTACAGCGACGCCCATCTGGACGACGCACGTGGCGGTCTGACGCGTTTGTACACCGCGTTGAAGGATGCGAGGGGTGACGGCGCCGCGCTTGACTGGAACGAACCGTTTGCGCAGCGCTTTGCGGCGGCGATGAACGACGACTTCAATACGCCGATCGCGATTTCGGTGTTGTTCGAACTCGCGGGCGAAATCAACAAGCAGCGGGATCCGGTGCTCGTGCGTCAGTTGCAGGGTCTGGCCGGTACGCTCGGTTTGCTCGGCCGCGATCCGCAGTCGTTCCTGCAAGGGACGGCAGGTGCCGACGCGTCGGGTGATGCCGATGCGTTGCGCACGTCGGTCGAGGCACGCATCGAAGCGCGTGCTCAGGCCAAGCGCGAGAAAAATTTCGCAGAGGCCGATCGCATTCGCGCGGAATTGCTCGCCGATGGCATCGTGCTGGAAGATCGTCCCGGAGGCGCCACCGAATGGCGTCGTGCCTGA
- a CDS encoding TOBE domain-containing protein, which translates to MGITAINVRNQFKGRIREILRGPVLSEVDVETPSGIVTSVITTRSIDELRLDVGSEVVALVKATEVSLAKL; encoded by the coding sequence ATGGGTATCACCGCCATCAATGTCCGTAATCAGTTCAAAGGCCGTATTCGCGAAATTCTGCGCGGCCCGGTGCTCTCCGAGGTCGATGTCGAAACGCCGAGCGGTATCGTCACCTCGGTCATCACCACGCGCTCTATCGACGAGCTGCGTCTGGACGTCGGCTCCGAAGTCGTGGCCCTCGTGAAAGCCACCGAAGTGTCGCTCGCCAAGCTCTGA
- a CDS encoding UDP-2,3-diacylglucosamine diphosphatase, translated as MPVSTARCPQCPVTPRGDGPALFISDLHLAPALQRTVQVFEDFLRGPAREASILFILGDLFEYWVGDDMLGADKDAPARHTGTPDTEPLGAFARRMTAAIAELSASGVPVAIMRGNRDFLLGKRFARASGAVMLDDPCVFSFLEQALVLSHGDQLCTDDVGYQRFRRVAHSPLGKAFFLALPLRVRMAIADRIRRRSAAKGAHRMAYADANAQAINALLDAAGERTLVHGHTHRPARHAEGRRVRWVLPDWEFDIEPPRGGYLQWDAHGLRAIDLVASTPAPAHIS; from the coding sequence ATGCCAGTATCGACTGCGCGGTGCCCGCAATGTCCCGTGACACCACGGGGCGACGGGCCCGCGCTTTTCATTTCCGATCTTCACCTCGCGCCGGCCCTGCAGCGTACGGTGCAAGTCTTCGAAGACTTCCTGCGCGGTCCCGCGCGTGAAGCGTCCATCCTCTTCATCCTTGGCGACCTGTTCGAATACTGGGTCGGCGACGACATGCTCGGCGCTGACAAGGATGCCCCCGCACGACACACCGGTACGCCCGACACCGAGCCCCTTGGCGCCTTTGCACGTCGCATGACGGCCGCCATCGCCGAGCTGTCCGCCAGTGGCGTGCCCGTGGCGATCATGCGCGGCAATCGCGATTTCCTGCTCGGCAAGCGCTTCGCACGCGCGTCAGGCGCCGTCATGCTCGACGATCCGTGCGTGTTCTCGTTTCTGGAGCAGGCGCTGGTGCTCAGTCACGGCGACCAGTTGTGCACGGACGATGTGGGGTATCAGCGCTTTCGGCGCGTCGCGCATTCGCCGCTGGGCAAGGCCTTCTTTCTCGCGTTACCGCTACGGGTGCGCATGGCGATTGCCGATCGTATCCGGCGGCGCAGCGCGGCCAAAGGCGCCCACCGCATGGCCTATGCCGATGCGAATGCGCAAGCCATCAACGCACTGCTCGATGCGGCCGGTGAGCGCACGCTCGTGCACGGCCACACGCACCGGCCGGCGCGACACGCCGAAGGCCGGCGTGTGCGCTGGGTGCTGCCCGACTGGGAGTTCGATATCGAGCCGCCGCGCGGCGGCTATCTGCAATGGGATGCGCACGGACTACGGGCGATCGATCTCGTGGCATCGACGCCCGCGCCGGCTCACATATCCTGA
- a CDS encoding peptidylprolyl isomerase, whose product MVELQTNHGVIRIELDEAKAPKTVENFLTYVKEGFYDNTVFHRVINGFMIQGGGFEPGMKQKATNTPIENEANNGLKNDKYTLAMARTNDPHSATAQFFINVNDNDFLNHSAPTPSGWGYAVFGKVVEGQEIIDAIKGVKTGSRGMHQDVPVDDVVIEKAVIVA is encoded by the coding sequence ATGGTTGAACTGCAAACGAATCACGGCGTCATTCGCATCGAACTCGACGAAGCCAAGGCACCGAAGACGGTTGAAAACTTCCTGACCTACGTGAAGGAAGGCTTCTACGACAACACGGTGTTCCACCGCGTAATTAACGGCTTCATGATTCAAGGCGGCGGCTTCGAGCCGGGCATGAAACAAAAGGCCACCAACACGCCGATCGAGAACGAAGCCAACAACGGCCTGAAGAACGACAAGTACACGCTGGCCATGGCCCGCACGAACGATCCGCACTCGGCCACGGCTCAGTTCTTCATCAACGTGAACGACAACGACTTCCTGAACCACAGCGCACCGACGCCGTCGGGCTGGGGCTACGCCGTGTTCGGCAAGGTCGTCGAAGGCCAGGAAATCATCGACGCGATCAAGGGTGTCAAGACCGGTTCGCGTGGCATGCATCAAGACGTGCCGGTTGACGACGTCGTCATCGAAAAGGCCGTGATCGTCGCGTAA
- a CDS encoding DNA-3-methyladenine glycosylase family protein, with translation MVTRKSVAAKATTQTATTGRVAKATRPTAKRAAPAKVPKADGQSRKVESKAGAKTAAVKAAPAPVATKRASSGNGAAAVADKLKKVVKAGNGAAGKSTKVAAGAARKASARMAKADGADVPAKAAKPTRQAKPAKSTRATGTAAKGNGAAGVATTRRVIAKRDGETRIVTPEIARIETDVVEQAVTGVVPLPVAPGATRPDFWDQACADLMRRDRILKKLIPQFGPAHLTGRGEPFVTLARSIVGQQISVKAAQAVWDRVVAICPKLTPAQFIKAGHDALAGCGLSRRKAEYILDLATHFKSGALHVDAWASMDDEAVIAELTGIRGIGRWTAEMFLMFNLLRPDVLPLDDVGLINAISVNYFSGEPVTRSEAREVAANWEPWRSVATWYMWRSLEPVPVEY, from the coding sequence ATGGTGACTCGTAAATCCGTGGCCGCAAAGGCCACGACCCAAACCGCCACGACCGGACGCGTTGCCAAGGCCACGCGGCCGACGGCCAAGCGCGCGGCGCCTGCCAAGGTGCCCAAGGCCGATGGCCAGTCCCGCAAGGTCGAGAGCAAGGCCGGCGCGAAGACAGCTGCCGTAAAGGCGGCGCCGGCGCCTGTGGCGACCAAACGTGCCAGCAGCGGCAATGGTGCGGCGGCGGTTGCCGACAAGCTCAAAAAGGTAGTGAAAGCTGGCAATGGCGCCGCGGGCAAGTCGACCAAGGTCGCTGCGGGGGCGGCGCGTAAGGCGTCGGCCCGGATGGCCAAAGCCGATGGCGCGGATGTGCCGGCGAAGGCGGCCAAGCCGACCCGTCAGGCCAAGCCCGCGAAGTCCACGCGCGCCACCGGAACGGCGGCGAAGGGCAACGGCGCGGCGGGCGTTGCGACCACGCGTCGCGTGATCGCCAAGCGCGACGGCGAGACGCGTATCGTCACGCCGGAGATTGCCCGCATCGAAACCGACGTCGTGGAGCAGGCTGTCACCGGTGTGGTGCCGCTGCCGGTCGCGCCGGGCGCGACGCGCCCCGACTTCTGGGATCAGGCCTGCGCCGATCTCATGCGACGCGATCGCATCCTCAAGAAACTGATTCCCCAATTCGGCCCGGCGCATCTGACCGGTCGCGGCGAGCCGTTCGTCACGCTCGCGCGCTCGATCGTCGGCCAGCAGATTTCGGTGAAAGCGGCACAAGCGGTATGGGACCGTGTGGTCGCCATCTGCCCGAAGCTCACGCCGGCCCAATTCATCAAGGCAGGGCACGACGCGCTGGCCGGTTGCGGGCTGTCGCGTCGCAAGGCCGAGTACATCCTCGATCTGGCAACCCACTTCAAGTCGGGTGCGTTGCACGTGGACGCGTGGGCCAGCATGGACGATGAGGCCGTCATTGCCGAGCTGACCGGCATTCGCGGCATCGGACGCTGGACGGCCGAGATGTTCCTGATGTTCAACCTGTTGCGCCCCGATGTGCTGCCGCTCGACGATGTCGGGCTCATCAACGCCATCAGCGTCAACTACTTCAGCGGCGAGCCCGTCACGCGCAGTGAAGCGCGCGAAGTGGCCGCCAATTGGGAGCCCTGGCGCTCCGTCGCTACGTGGTACATGTGGCGAAGTCTCGAACCGGTACCGGTCGAATACTGA
- the gltX gene encoding glutamate--tRNA ligase, translated as MTTVRTRFAPSPTGFIHLGNIRSALYPWAFARHNHGVFVLRIEDTDLERSTPEAVQVILEGMEWLGLDYDEGPFYQMERMDRYREVLQQMKDAGYVYPCYMSVEELDALREQQRERGEKPRYDGRWRPEPGKVLPEPPAGVQPVLRFKNPLAGSVVWEDAVKGRIEISNEELDDLVIARPDGTPTYNFCVVVDDIDMDITHVIRGDDHVNNTPRQINIFEALGKQPPIYAHLPTVLNDQGEKMSKRNGAMSVVQYREEGFLPEAVVNYLARLGWAHGDAEVFSRDQFVEWFDLDHLGKSPAQHNPEKLLWLNNQYLKQADNERLAGLTEPFLEKAGVSIDGGPSLAGVVGLFKDRANTIKDIAASAEMFYRQPQPSAEDVAQHLTDTARAAVKDLAAGLAALPEWKKEAISPVFKATLAQHGMKMPQLAMPVRLLVVGTTHTPAIDAVLELLGRDTVLARLAA; from the coding sequence ATGACCACTGTCCGCACCCGATTTGCGCCTAGCCCGACCGGATTCATCCATCTGGGCAACATCCGATCCGCTCTCTACCCGTGGGCGTTTGCGCGTCACAACCACGGTGTTTTCGTGCTGCGTATCGAAGACACCGATCTCGAACGCTCCACGCCGGAAGCCGTGCAGGTCATTCTCGAGGGCATGGAATGGCTGGGCCTCGATTACGACGAGGGCCCGTTCTATCAGATGGAGCGCATGGATCGCTATCGCGAAGTGCTGCAACAGATGAAGGACGCCGGTTACGTCTACCCGTGCTACATGAGCGTGGAAGAACTCGACGCGTTGCGCGAGCAGCAGCGTGAGCGCGGCGAAAAGCCGCGTTACGACGGCCGCTGGCGCCCGGAGCCGGGCAAAGTCTTGCCGGAGCCGCCGGCCGGTGTGCAGCCGGTGTTGCGCTTCAAGAACCCGCTCGCGGGCAGCGTGGTCTGGGAAGACGCCGTCAAGGGCCGCATCGAGATCTCGAACGAAGAACTCGACGATCTCGTGATCGCCCGCCCCGATGGCACGCCGACGTATAACTTCTGCGTGGTCGTTGACGACATCGACATGGATATCACGCACGTGATTCGCGGTGACGATCACGTGAACAACACGCCGCGTCAGATCAACATCTTCGAAGCGCTCGGCAAGCAGCCGCCGATCTACGCTCACTTGCCCACGGTGCTCAATGACCAGGGCGAGAAGATGTCCAAGCGCAATGGCGCTATGAGCGTGGTGCAGTACCGCGAAGAGGGCTTCCTGCCCGAGGCGGTGGTGAACTATCTGGCGCGTCTGGGCTGGGCGCACGGCGACGCGGAAGTGTTTTCGCGCGACCAGTTCGTGGAGTGGTTCGATCTCGATCACCTCGGCAAGTCGCCGGCACAGCACAATCCGGAAAAGCTGCTGTGGTTGAACAATCAGTATCTGAAGCAGGCCGATAACGAGCGTCTGGCCGGTCTGACCGAGCCGTTCCTCGAAAAGGCGGGTGTCTCGATCGACGGCGGTCCGTCGCTGGCGGGCGTGGTAGGGCTGTTCAAGGATCGCGCTAACACGATCAAGGACATCGCCGCGAGCGCAGAAATGTTCTATCGCCAGCCGCAACCGTCCGCCGAAGATGTCGCACAGCATCTGACCGACACGGCACGCGCTGCGGTGAAGGATCTGGCGGCTGGTCTCGCCGCACTGCCGGAGTGGAAGAAGGAAGCCATTTCGCCGGTGTTCAAGGCCACGCTCGCGCAGCACGGCATGAAGATGCCGCAACTGGCGATGCCGGTGCGTCTGCTCGTCGTGGGCACCACGCACACGCCGGCCATCGACGCCGTGCTCGAGCTGCTGGGCCGCGATACGGTGCTGGCACGTCTGGCGGCGTAA
- the cysE gene encoding serine O-acetyltransferase: MFTRLREDIAAIRQKDPAARSNWEVFTCYPGLHAVMLHRVANRCWTSGFKWLGRFVSHYARFLTGIEIHPGATLGRRVFIDHGMGVVIGETAIIGDDCTIYQGVTLGGTSLSRGAKRHPTLEAGVIVGAGAKVLGGFTVGEGAKIGSNAVVVKPVPAGGTAVGNPARVIRPDAPRENAEGKPNGNGRKAEFSAYGITPNADDPVSLAIHGLIENATDQSHKIDVMVAALNQLGAHLEALGASKIDTAELRKLGKEIQDM, from the coding sequence ATGTTTACCCGCCTTCGCGAAGATATTGCCGCTATCCGGCAAAAAGACCCCGCTGCCCGCAGTAACTGGGAAGTCTTCACCTGCTATCCCGGCCTGCATGCCGTGATGCTCCATCGCGTGGCGAATCGTTGCTGGACGTCCGGTTTCAAGTGGCTCGGGCGCTTCGTCTCGCATTACGCACGCTTTCTCACGGGCATCGAAATTCACCCGGGCGCGACGCTAGGCCGCCGCGTATTCATCGACCACGGCATGGGTGTGGTGATCGGCGAGACGGCGATCATCGGCGACGACTGCACGATCTATCAGGGCGTCACGCTCGGTGGCACGTCGCTCTCGCGCGGCGCGAAGCGTCACCCGACGCTGGAGGCCGGCGTCATTGTTGGCGCCGGTGCCAAGGTGCTCGGCGGCTTTACGGTCGGTGAGGGCGCGAAGATCGGCTCGAACGCTGTAGTGGTCAAGCCGGTGCCGGCGGGCGGCACGGCGGTGGGTAATCCGGCGCGCGTCATCCGTCCCGATGCCCCGCGTGAAAATGCCGAAGGCAAGCCGAACGGTAATGGCCGCAAAGCCGAGTTTTCCGCCTATGGCATTACCCCGAACGCAGACGACCCGGTGTCGTTGGCCATTCATGGATTGATCGAGAACGCGACCGACCAGTCGCACAAGATCGATGTGATGGTGGCCGCGCTCAACCAGTTGGGCGCGCATCTGGAAGCGCTCGGGGCGAGCAAGATCGACACGGCCGAACTTCGCAAGCTCGGCAAGGAAATTCAGGATATGTGA